Proteins co-encoded in one Erwinia sp. genomic window:
- the artM_1 gene encoding Arginine ABC transporter permease protein ArtM (ID:JIFNMEKO_00945;~source:Prodigal:2.6): protein MLQYLPEILKGLPTSLILTVVSIVIALILAGVCTLILSLRIIILSQLVRGYITLFTGTPLLVQIFLIYYGPGQFTSLQQIPWLWHWLSEPWLSALAALSLNSAAYTTQLFYGAVRAIPSGQWQSCAALGMGRRSTLAILLPYAFKRSLSSYSNEVVLVFKSTSLAFTITLMDVMGYSQMLYGRTYDAAVFGAAGIIYLCINGFLTFAMRLIERRALAFERRQ, encoded by the coding sequence ATGCTGCAGTACCTGCCTGAGATCCTCAAAGGCTTACCCACCAGCCTGATACTAACCGTTGTTTCTATTGTAATAGCGCTGATTCTTGCCGGAGTCTGCACGCTGATTCTCTCTCTGCGTATTATCATCCTGAGTCAGTTAGTGCGTGGCTATATTACGCTGTTCACCGGCACGCCGCTGCTGGTGCAGATTTTCCTCATCTACTATGGTCCAGGCCAGTTTACCTCACTGCAGCAAATTCCCTGGCTGTGGCACTGGCTTTCAGAGCCCTGGCTATCTGCATTAGCAGCACTCTCCTTAAACAGTGCCGCCTATACTACTCAGCTATTCTACGGCGCAGTGAGAGCCATTCCCTCAGGACAGTGGCAGTCATGTGCTGCGCTCGGAATGGGACGCAGAAGCACTCTGGCGATTCTGCTCCCTTATGCATTTAAGCGGTCGCTGTCATCCTACTCAAATGAAGTGGTATTAGTATTTAAAAGCACCTCGCTGGCTTTCACTATTACCCTGATGGATGTGATGGGATACAGTCAGATGCTGTATGGGCGCACCTACGATGCTGCTGTATTTGGTGCGGCGGGGATCATTTATCTGTGCATTAACGGCTTTTTGACTTTCGCAATGCGTCTGATAGAGCGTCGTGCTCTCGCTTTTGAGCGGCGTCAGTAA
- the ybjM gene encoding Inner membrane protein YbjM (ID:JIFNMEKO_00936;~source:Prodigal:2.6), with amino-acid sequence MKFQRMSRKSVLVCFALYCIVFLMVRLEMEGESTFRTQTRLELLMFVLPGAITALTARTKPLSVALSGALLASPFCLVVLFLQFKDDFTFLLQEFAFVTSAIFWCGSGAMLIMLGKLFLAQLHKRY; translated from the coding sequence ATGAAGTTTCAAAGGATGTCCAGGAAAAGCGTGTTAGTCTGCTTTGCGCTTTATTGCATCGTTTTTTTGATGGTTCGTTTAGAAATGGAAGGTGAAAGTACTTTTCGCACCCAGACACGACTCGAGTTACTGATGTTCGTGCTTCCAGGCGCCATTACAGCACTTACGGCGCGCACTAAACCACTCAGTGTGGCACTGTCTGGCGCGTTACTGGCTTCTCCATTTTGCCTGGTGGTGCTGTTTTTGCAGTTTAAGGATGACTTCACCTTTCTTCTGCAGGAGTTTGCTTTTGTCACCAGCGCTATCTTCTGGTGTGGTTCAGGGGCGATGTTAATTATGTTAGGGAAATTGTTCCTGGCCCAGTTACATAAGCGATACTGA
- the potH_2 gene encoding Putrescine transport system permease protein PotH (ID:JIFNMEKO_00942;~source:Prodigal:2.6), with the protein MAHYPVQSTKQQPDSGKLQRGLAMFSMRYGRTIVILLPYLWLFLLFLLPFLIVLKISFAEIARAIPPYSEILNWGDNHLTIDINIGNYVTLTEDPLYFDAYLHSLYVAAISTLYCLLIGYPLAWAIARSAPSVRNILLILVIVPSWTSFLVRVYAWMGLLNDNGVINQFLQWSGLTNQPVTLLHTDFAVYIGIIYCYLPFMVLPIYTALIRIDYSLVEAAMDLGARPLKTFFSVIVPLTRGGIIAGSMLVFIPAVGEYVIPELLGGPDSIMIGRVIWQEFFNNRDWPVASALAVVILLILIMPIVWFHKHQNKQQGEGA; encoded by the coding sequence ATGGCTCACTACCCTGTTCAAAGCACAAAACAGCAACCTGACTCAGGTAAGCTGCAGCGGGGACTGGCGATGTTTTCCATGCGCTACGGCCGCACTATTGTGATTTTACTGCCTTATTTATGGCTGTTTTTACTTTTTTTACTGCCTTTTTTAATTGTACTCAAAATCAGTTTTGCCGAGATTGCCAGAGCGATCCCTCCTTACAGCGAAATACTGAACTGGGGTGATAATCACCTGACAATAGATATTAATATTGGCAACTATGTCACACTGACGGAAGATCCACTCTATTTCGATGCCTATTTGCATTCATTGTATGTTGCGGCCATTTCGACACTTTACTGTTTGCTGATTGGCTATCCGTTAGCCTGGGCGATTGCCCGCAGTGCACCTTCCGTACGTAATATATTGTTAATTTTAGTCATTGTCCCGTCATGGACCTCTTTTCTGGTCAGAGTTTATGCCTGGATGGGGCTACTCAACGACAATGGTGTTATCAACCAGTTTTTGCAATGGAGTGGACTGACAAATCAGCCAGTGACCCTGCTGCACACCGATTTTGCCGTCTATATAGGTATTATTTATTGTTACCTGCCTTTCATGGTATTGCCTATTTATACTGCGTTGATAAGGATTGATTATTCATTAGTTGAAGCGGCGATGGACCTTGGTGCCAGACCGTTGAAAACCTTTTTCAGTGTGATTGTCCCCTTAACGCGAGGCGGTATCATTGCCGGGTCGATGCTGGTTTTCATCCCCGCCGTTGGTGAGTATGTTATTCCGGAGTTATTGGGCGGACCGGACAGTATCATGATAGGCCGGGTAATCTGGCAGGAGTTTTTCAACAACCGTGACTGGCCGGTAGCTTCAGCACTGGCGGTAGTGATTTTGTTAATTTTAATCATGCCGATTGTCTGGTTCCACAAACATCAAAATAAACAACAAGGGGAAGGCGCGTGA
- the ybjN gene encoding putative protein YbjN (ID:JIFNMEKO_00939;~source:Prodigal:2.6), which translates to MDSLIIPDIELLRHWLDQQGIVWFECDSCQALHLPHMQNYEGIFDAKLDLVDNVVLFSALAEVKPTALIPLVADLSQINASSLTVKAFLDIQDDNLPKLIVCQSLSASAGLAEQQFIHFMRESEKQISMIILEAAANHLLISQGDDQHTVEESAFRFH; encoded by the coding sequence ATGGATTCACTGATCATTCCTGATATTGAGTTATTGCGTCACTGGCTGGATCAGCAAGGTATTGTCTGGTTTGAATGTGATTCGTGTCAGGCGTTGCATTTACCTCATATGCAAAATTATGAAGGGATTTTCGATGCTAAGCTCGATCTGGTGGACAATGTTGTCCTATTCTCAGCGCTGGCCGAAGTAAAACCCACGGCTTTAATTCCTTTGGTCGCTGATCTCTCGCAAATTAACGCCAGCTCTCTGACAGTGAAGGCTTTTCTCGATATTCAGGATGATAACCTGCCCAAATTGATAGTCTGTCAGTCACTTTCTGCTTCTGCCGGACTGGCTGAACAGCAATTCATTCATTTTATGCGCGAAAGTGAAAAACAGATCTCTATGATCATTTTGGAAGCAGCAGCGAACCATTTACTTATTTCGCAAGGTGATGACCAGCATACTGTTGAAGAGAGCGCATTTCGCTTTCATTAA
- the rimK gene encoding Ribosomal protein S6--L-glutamate ligase (ID:JIFNMEKO_00938;~source:Prodigal:2.6), whose protein sequence is MEISILSRDKNLYSCRRLADEGRASGHTLDIIDPLSCYMDINSSSPAVHYRGQQLAYYDAVVPRIGTAVTFYGTAVLRQFEVCGSYPLNQSLAITRARDKLHAHQLLAGAGIAMPLTGFAHSPDDTSDVIDRVGGAPLVVKLVEGTQGIGVVLAETRQAAESVIDAFRGLNAHILVQEFIKEAHGRDIRCMVIGGEVVAAIEREAKEGDFRSNLHRGGNARQINITSEEQSIALAAAATLGIDVAGVDLLRSRRGPLVMEVNASPGLEGIEKITGLNIAAMMIEWIELQAQSRISLKNEG, encoded by the coding sequence GTGGAAATTTCAATACTTTCCCGGGATAAAAATCTGTACTCTTGCCGACGCCTGGCTGATGAGGGCAGGGCTTCCGGTCATACACTCGATATAATTGATCCACTCTCCTGCTATATGGACATTAACTCGAGTTCACCGGCTGTACATTACCGCGGCCAGCAGTTGGCGTATTATGATGCAGTCGTTCCCCGTATCGGTACTGCAGTAACTTTCTACGGAACAGCAGTATTACGCCAGTTTGAAGTATGCGGCAGTTATCCACTCAATCAGTCGCTGGCGATCACCCGAGCCAGAGATAAATTACATGCACATCAGTTGCTTGCCGGTGCAGGCATTGCTATGCCTTTGACCGGTTTTGCGCACTCTCCCGATGATACCAGTGATGTGATTGATCGGGTCGGAGGTGCACCTCTGGTGGTGAAACTGGTTGAAGGCACACAGGGCATTGGAGTGGTACTGGCAGAAACGCGTCAGGCAGCGGAAAGTGTCATTGATGCGTTTCGTGGGCTCAATGCCCATATACTGGTGCAGGAATTCATTAAGGAAGCACACGGCAGGGATATTCGTTGCATGGTGATTGGTGGGGAGGTGGTTGCCGCGATAGAGCGTGAGGCCAAAGAGGGTGATTTTCGTTCAAATTTGCACCGTGGTGGCAATGCCAGACAGATTAACATTACTTCCGAAGAGCAGTCGATAGCTCTTGCCGCCGCCGCTACTTTAGGTATAGATGTCGCCGGGGTCGATCTGTTGCGTTCCCGGCGTGGGCCATTAGTGATGGAGGTCAATGCTTCGCCCGGATTGGAAGGGATTGAAAAGATTACCGGGCTTAATATTGCTGCTATGATGATAGAATGGATTGAGCTTCAGGCACAGTCACGTATTTCTCTGAAAAATGAGGGATAA
- the potF gene encoding Putrescine-binding periplasmic protein (ID:JIFNMEKO_00940;~source:Prodigal:2.6) — protein sequence MSVEKKKWLSCAIASLLIAFSASSNAAEKTLHVYNWSDYIAPETVPDFEKQSGIKVVYDVFDSNEVLEGKLMAGSTGYDVVVPSSSFLARQLQSDVFQPLDKSKLPNYKNLDPEIMKKLEEHDPGNKYAIPYLWATTGIGYNVDKVKAILGKDAPVDSWDLVLKPENLEKLKSCGVSFLDAPEEIFATVLNYLGKNPNSSDGKDYTGAATDLLLKLRPSIRYFHSSQYINDLANGNICVAIGWAGDILQGKNRAAEAKNGVNIAYTIPKEGALAFFDTIAIPKDAKNLDEAYQFINYLLEPQVIATMSNKTFYANGNKASLPLINADIRNNPGIFPTEETMKKLFVLKVQDPKLDRIRTRAWTKVKTGK from the coding sequence ATGTCAGTTGAAAAGAAAAAATGGTTATCATGTGCGATTGCTTCGCTGTTGATTGCTTTCTCTGCCAGTAGCAACGCCGCTGAAAAAACATTACATGTCTATAACTGGTCCGATTATATCGCGCCGGAAACAGTGCCTGATTTCGAAAAACAGAGTGGCATTAAAGTTGTTTACGATGTATTCGATTCAAATGAAGTACTGGAAGGTAAATTAATGGCCGGAAGTACCGGTTATGATGTGGTCGTGCCTTCATCCAGTTTTCTTGCCCGACAGCTGCAGTCTGACGTTTTTCAGCCGCTGGATAAAAGTAAACTGCCCAATTATAAAAATCTCGATCCAGAGATAATGAAGAAACTGGAAGAGCATGACCCTGGCAATAAATACGCGATCCCCTATCTCTGGGCGACAACTGGTATTGGTTATAATGTTGATAAGGTGAAAGCAATACTTGGTAAAGATGCCCCCGTCGACAGCTGGGATTTAGTGTTAAAACCAGAAAATCTTGAAAAACTGAAAAGCTGTGGGGTCTCTTTTCTTGATGCTCCGGAAGAGATTTTTGCCACTGTGCTGAATTATCTGGGAAAAAATCCTAACAGCAGTGATGGTAAAGATTATACGGGGGCTGCGACTGATCTGTTATTGAAGCTACGGCCATCAATCCGTTATTTCCACTCATCTCAATATATTAATGATCTGGCAAATGGCAATATCTGTGTCGCCATTGGCTGGGCTGGCGATATACTGCAGGGTAAAAATCGTGCAGCAGAAGCGAAAAATGGTGTCAATATAGCTTATACCATTCCTAAAGAAGGAGCGCTGGCATTCTTCGATACTATTGCTATTCCAAAGGATGCGAAAAATCTTGATGAAGCTTATCAGTTTATCAATTACCTGCTTGAACCGCAGGTTATCGCCACAATGTCCAACAAAACATTTTATGCCAACGGTAACAAAGCCTCACTGCCGTTGATCAATGCTGATATTCGCAATAATCCTGGAATTTTCCCAACGGAAGAGACAATGAAAAAGCTCTTCGTTCTTAAGGTCCAGGATCCTAAACTTGACCGTATTCGTACCCGAGCCTGGACTAAAGTCAAAACCGGGAAATAA
- the nfsA gene encoding Oxygen-insensitive NADPH nitroreductase (ID:JIFNMEKO_00937;~source:Prodigal:2.6) — protein MNRTIELLCAHRSIRAFTDQTISERLCQSILTAAQSASSSSFLQCSSIIRITDASLREPFAELAGGQHYIEQAAEFWVFCADFNRHQQIFPAARLGMAEQLLLGCVDTAMMAQNALIAAESAGLGGVFIGGIRNDIAEVTRLLRLPQFVLPLFGLCLGRPDQHPEHKPRLPLSMLVHENHYQAVNECTLAEYDQAYRHYLSSRATHQRSESWSEHITAALLRESRPFMLDYLHQQGWIIQ, from the coding sequence ATGAATAGAACAATAGAGTTACTTTGTGCTCATCGCTCTATACGCGCATTTACTGACCAAACAATAAGCGAGCGCTTATGTCAGTCGATACTGACCGCAGCTCAATCCGCTTCCAGTTCTAGTTTTCTTCAATGCTCATCCATCATTCGTATTACCGATGCCTCACTACGTGAACCTTTTGCGGAACTGGCAGGCGGGCAGCACTATATTGAACAGGCTGCCGAGTTTTGGGTGTTTTGTGCTGATTTCAATCGTCACCAGCAAATATTTCCAGCGGCACGTTTAGGCATGGCCGAACAGTTGCTCTTAGGGTGTGTGGATACAGCGATGATGGCCCAGAATGCGCTTATTGCCGCGGAATCTGCCGGACTGGGTGGGGTATTTATTGGCGGCATACGTAATGATATTGCTGAGGTGACACGTTTACTCAGGTTACCTCAATTTGTGTTACCCCTGTTCGGGCTGTGTCTCGGCCGGCCGGATCAGCATCCTGAGCATAAACCCCGCCTGCCTCTGAGCATGCTGGTGCATGAAAATCACTATCAGGCAGTGAATGAATGCACTCTGGCTGAGTACGATCAGGCATACCGGCATTATCTTAGCTCACGTGCAACCCACCAGCGATCAGAGAGCTGGAGTGAGCACATTACGGCTGCTTTATTAAGGGAGAGCAGGCCTTTTATGCTTGACTACCTGCACCAGCAAGGGTGGATTATTCAGTAA
- the artQ gene encoding Arginine ABC transporter permease protein ArtQ (ID:JIFNMEKO_00946;~source:Prodigal:2.6) — MDIFLSLLNAAGITLGLALSSLVFGLALAMLFAVWESARSRPLALTATLLVTFFRGLPEILVVLFIYAGSSQLILLISEGFTLPLGSLSFRVQMDVGNFNITPFWCGVIALSILYAAYASQTLRGALKAVPLGQWESGQALGMTTPAIFFRLIVPQMWQHALPGLSNQWLVLLKDTALVSLISVNDIMLQTKSIAIRTQTPFTWYLIAALIYLIITLISQQIIRRIDARTRHYQQGGS, encoded by the coding sequence ATGGATATTTTTCTTTCTCTTCTCAATGCCGCGGGGATAACCCTCGGCCTTGCTTTATCATCACTGGTGTTTGGCCTGGCACTGGCGATGTTATTCGCCGTCTGGGAGTCAGCACGCTCTCGCCCTTTGGCTTTAACAGCAACGCTGCTGGTGACTTTTTTTCGTGGGTTGCCAGAGATTTTAGTTGTGCTTTTTATCTATGCAGGCTCCTCGCAACTGATCTTGTTGATTTCAGAAGGATTCACACTCCCCCTCGGGTCGCTCTCTTTCCGTGTGCAAATGGACGTTGGTAATTTCAATATCACTCCTTTTTGGTGTGGTGTTATCGCATTATCGATTTTATATGCGGCTTATGCATCGCAGACCCTGCGCGGGGCACTGAAAGCAGTCCCCCTGGGACAATGGGAATCAGGACAGGCTCTGGGCATGACAACGCCTGCTATTTTTTTCCGCTTAATTGTTCCGCAAATGTGGCAACATGCACTGCCTGGGTTGAGTAATCAGTGGCTGGTGTTGTTGAAAGATACTGCGCTGGTCTCATTAATCAGTGTTAATGACATTATGCTCCAGACAAAAAGTATCGCCATACGTACGCAAACACCCTTCACCTGGTATCTCATTGCCGCGCTGATTTACCTGATTATTACCCTGATCAGCCAACAGATCATCCGGCGAATAGACGCACGAACCCGACACTATCAGCAGGGAGGAAGCTAA
- the rlmC gene encoding 23S rRNA (uracil(747)-C(5))-methyltransferase RlmC (ID:JIFNMEKO_00944;~source:Prodigal:2.6): MTESGILLFLIAEAVMHCELYAAGRCRSCQWLEQPYPQQLENKQQMLQQAFGDKLKSQWLLPHASDEVAFRNKAKMVVSGSVERPIFGIFNRQGEAEDLTSCPLYPASFQPVFTALKPFIARAGLTPYNILRKRGELKYLLLTQSSVDGQFMLRFVLRSTDKLAKLREALPELQQQLPQLRVISVNIQPVHMAILEGEEEIVLSDDDTLPVQLNDVPLFLQPRSFFQTNTKVASALYQTARQWVGELSVRSMWDLFCGVGGFGLHCATPDMSLTGIEISGEAIACATRSASMMGLTQVQFAALDSTSFAQGKASAPDLVLVNPPRRGIGQKLCEKLQQIAPAYLLYSSCNPQTLAADLLHLTDYRVDKIQLFDMFPHTSHGEVLALLTHH; the protein is encoded by the coding sequence ATGACGGAGAGTGGTATACTGCTCTTTTTAATCGCGGAAGCTGTCATGCATTGTGAACTCTATGCTGCCGGGCGTTGCCGATCCTGCCAGTGGCTTGAACAACCCTATCCTCAACAACTCGAAAATAAACAACAGATGTTGCAGCAGGCGTTCGGCGATAAGTTGAAGTCACAATGGTTGCTTCCCCACGCTTCTGATGAAGTTGCTTTCCGTAATAAAGCAAAGATGGTGGTGAGTGGCAGTGTTGAACGACCGATCTTTGGTATTTTCAACCGTCAGGGAGAGGCTGAGGATCTGACAAGCTGCCCGCTTTATCCAGCCAGTTTCCAGCCTGTATTTACCGCACTTAAGCCTTTTATCGCCCGGGCAGGGTTAACCCCCTATAATATTTTGCGTAAACGCGGTGAGTTGAAATACCTGTTACTTACGCAGAGCAGCGTGGATGGCCAGTTTATGTTGCGGTTTGTTCTGCGCTCAACGGATAAACTGGCTAAACTTCGCGAAGCACTGCCTGAGCTGCAACAACAACTGCCACAGTTACGCGTTATCTCGGTCAATATACAGCCGGTACATATGGCTATTCTCGAAGGGGAAGAGGAAATCGTTCTCAGCGATGATGACACCTTGCCCGTACAACTCAATGATGTACCCCTTTTCCTTCAGCCGCGTAGCTTTTTTCAAACCAATACGAAGGTTGCCAGTGCGCTCTACCAAACTGCCCGCCAATGGGTGGGGGAATTATCAGTTCGCAGCATGTGGGATCTCTTTTGCGGAGTAGGGGGCTTTGGTCTGCACTGCGCAACACCAGATATGTCGTTAACCGGGATTGAAATTTCGGGGGAAGCGATAGCGTGTGCCACACGCTCAGCCTCAATGATGGGATTAACGCAAGTACAGTTTGCTGCGCTTGATTCCACTTCGTTTGCACAAGGTAAAGCGTCTGCTCCCGATCTGGTGCTGGTTAATCCTCCCCGGCGGGGGATTGGCCAAAAGCTTTGTGAAAAACTACAGCAGATTGCTCCGGCGTATTTACTTTACTCGAGTTGTAACCCGCAGACACTTGCCGCCGATTTACTCCATTTGACGGATTATCGGGTAGATAAAATTCAGCTTTTTGATATGTTTCCCCACACCTCACATGGTGAGGTGCTGGCATTACTCACTCACCACTGA
- the ydcV gene encoding Inner membrane ABC transporter permease protein YdcV (ID:JIFNMEKO_00943;~source:Prodigal:2.6), with translation MTGIPAQRSLGRTLILTFSFIFLYAPMLLLVIYSFNGSQLTAWEGFSLRWYQVLLEDDAMIRAVTLSLSVAALSATAASVLGLLAAIAIVRFGRFKGSGGFAFMLTAPLVMPDVITGLSLLLLFVSAGKAFGWPADRGMLTIWLAHVTFCTAYVAVVINARLREMDRSIEEAAMDLGATPLKVFFVITVPMIAPAIVTGWLLAFTLSLDDLVISSFVTGPGATTLPMQIFATVRRGVNPEINALASLILLVVGIVGFIAWRIMAHEEKQRLKSKHSE, from the coding sequence GTGACTGGTATACCTGCTCAGCGATCATTAGGGAGGACATTGATCCTCACCTTTTCGTTTATTTTTCTCTATGCACCAATGTTGCTGCTGGTTATCTACTCATTTAATGGCTCGCAACTGACTGCGTGGGAGGGGTTCTCACTGCGCTGGTATCAGGTACTACTGGAGGATGACGCAATGATCCGGGCTGTGACCCTCAGCCTGAGTGTTGCCGCCTTATCTGCGACCGCAGCCTCGGTGCTGGGATTGCTGGCGGCAATTGCCATCGTGCGCTTTGGTCGTTTCAAAGGTTCGGGCGGCTTTGCGTTTATGCTCACTGCGCCGTTGGTGATGCCGGATGTGATTACAGGACTCTCCTTATTGTTGCTCTTTGTCTCTGCTGGCAAAGCCTTTGGCTGGCCTGCAGATAGGGGGATGCTCACTATCTGGCTGGCTCATGTGACCTTTTGTACCGCTTATGTTGCAGTGGTAATTAATGCTCGTCTGCGTGAAATGGATAGATCGATTGAAGAGGCCGCGATGGATCTGGGTGCAACTCCTCTGAAGGTCTTTTTTGTCATCACGGTGCCGATGATTGCTCCGGCAATTGTGACAGGCTGGCTCCTGGCGTTTACGCTCTCGCTGGATGATCTGGTGATCTCTAGTTTTGTCACAGGCCCTGGTGCAACAACATTGCCGATGCAGATTTTTGCTACTGTGCGTCGCGGTGTTAATCCTGAGATTAATGCACTGGCCAGCCTGATTTTACTGGTCGTTGGTATTGTGGGTTTCATTGCGTGGCGAATCATGGCGCATGAAGAAAAACAGCGTTTAAAATCGAAACATTCTGAGTAA
- the artI gene encoding Putative ABC transporter arginine-binding protein 2 (ID:JIFNMEKO_00947;~source:Prodigal:2.6), which produces MKKILLATILASVSLGAPAETIRFATEASYPPFEYVDADNKIQGFDIDLTNALCKEIKAECTFTNQAFDSLIPSLKFRRFDAVIAGLDITAEREKQISFTAPYYDNSASFIIQKGKVADIAELKGKRIGVQNGTTHQKYLTEKLTDVTPVPYDSYQNAILDLKNGRIDAVFGDTAVVHNWLQQNANLAALGNKVTDKAFFGAGLGIAVRLGNTELQGQLNHALEKIKTDGTYDAVYKKWFQQ; this is translated from the coding sequence ATGAAAAAAATCTTACTTGCTACAATACTGGCCAGCGTTAGCCTGGGTGCACCAGCAGAAACCATTCGTTTCGCTACTGAGGCCTCATATCCTCCTTTTGAATATGTCGATGCTGATAATAAAATTCAGGGCTTCGATATCGATCTGACCAATGCTTTATGTAAAGAAATTAAGGCTGAATGTACATTCACTAATCAGGCATTCGACAGTCTGATCCCAAGTCTGAAGTTCCGTCGTTTTGACGCAGTGATCGCCGGCCTGGATATCACTGCCGAGCGTGAAAAACAGATCTCTTTCACCGCGCCTTACTATGACAATTCAGCCTCATTTATCATCCAGAAAGGCAAAGTTGCCGATATCGCAGAACTTAAAGGCAAACGTATCGGTGTGCAAAATGGTACTACCCATCAAAAATACCTGACAGAAAAATTGACAGATGTGACCCCCGTCCCATACGACAGCTATCAGAACGCGATTCTTGATCTGAAAAATGGTCGCATCGATGCAGTATTTGGTGATACGGCTGTGGTGCATAACTGGCTGCAACAGAACGCAAATCTGGCCGCGCTGGGCAATAAGGTGACGGACAAAGCCTTCTTCGGTGCAGGACTAGGGATTGCAGTACGTCTGGGTAATACTGAGCTACAAGGCCAGTTGAACCACGCACTGGAAAAAATCAAAACTGACGGCACTTACGATGCTGTCTATAAGAAATGGTTTCAGCAGTAA
- the potA gene encoding Spermidine/putrescine import ATP-binding protein PotA (ID:JIFNMEKO_00941;~source:Prodigal:2.6): MSDAITRTPQNAGNALSPLLEIHNLTKAFDGQNAVDDISLTIYRGEIFALLGASGCGKSTLLRMLAGFEQPTSGKIVLDGQDLSHVPPYQRPINMMFQSYALFPHMSVEQNIAFGLKQDKLAAAEISDRVAEMLSLVHMSHFAKRKPHQLSGGQRQRVALARSLAKRPKLLLLDEPMGALDKKLRDRMQLEVVDILERVGVTCVMVTHDQEEAMTMAGRIAIMNQGKFVQIGQPEEIYEHPTTRYSAEFIGSVNVFSGLLRDRQQDGLVIDSPGLMNPLKVDCDESVAEGIPVHVALRPEKIMLTDRVPDDGCNYARGEVVHIAYLGDLSVYHVRLRSGQMISAQLQNVRRFRSDAPTWGDEVLLSWDADSCVVLTV; this comes from the coding sequence GTGAGTGATGCAATAACGCGTACGCCGCAAAACGCAGGTAATGCCCTGTCTCCTTTATTAGAAATACATAATCTGACTAAAGCGTTCGATGGTCAGAATGCAGTGGATGACATCAGTCTGACTATTTACCGGGGAGAAATTTTTGCTCTGCTGGGCGCGTCAGGATGTGGTAAGTCAACGCTGCTGAGGATGCTGGCTGGTTTTGAACAACCTACATCCGGGAAAATTGTGCTGGACGGTCAGGATCTTTCTCATGTTCCACCCTATCAACGACCAATTAACATGATGTTTCAGTCTTATGCTCTTTTCCCTCATATGAGCGTAGAGCAGAATATCGCTTTTGGTTTGAAACAGGACAAGCTGGCGGCTGCAGAGATCAGTGACCGGGTAGCTGAAATGCTCTCATTGGTGCACATGAGTCACTTTGCTAAGCGTAAACCACATCAGCTTTCGGGTGGTCAACGACAACGCGTTGCTTTGGCGCGCAGTCTGGCAAAACGTCCCAAGTTACTTTTGCTGGATGAACCGATGGGCGCGCTGGATAAAAAGTTGCGTGATCGTATGCAGCTTGAAGTGGTTGATATTCTTGAACGTGTCGGTGTGACTTGTGTAATGGTAACGCATGATCAGGAAGAGGCCATGACCATGGCCGGACGCATCGCGATTATGAACCAGGGGAAATTTGTTCAGATTGGTCAACCTGAAGAGATCTACGAACATCCCACCACACGTTACAGTGCTGAGTTTATCGGTTCAGTGAATGTGTTCAGCGGGTTATTACGCGACCGTCAGCAGGACGGACTGGTGATTGACAGTCCTGGACTGATGAATCCCCTGAAAGTTGATTGTGATGAATCGGTGGCCGAGGGAATTCCTGTTCATGTCGCGCTGCGTCCTGAAAAAATCATGCTCACCGACAGGGTACCTGATGATGGTTGTAATTATGCCCGGGGGGAGGTCGTTCATATTGCTTATCTTGGCGATCTGTCTGTTTACCATGTACGTTTGCGTAGTGGTCAGATGATCAGCGCACAATTGCAAAACGTGCGGCGCTTTCGCAGTGATGCTCCAACCTGGGGAGATGAGGTATTGCTCTCCTGGGATGCGGACAGTTGTGTGGTATTGACAGTTTAG